The Salvia splendens isolate huo1 chromosome 21, SspV2, whole genome shotgun sequence genome includes a window with the following:
- the LOC121785285 gene encoding protein PAM68, chloroplastic yields MGIHAYARAPPLSLPPSLTSTKNTSPFKILSPRNHSHLLLLKPISATLNSPKGFGPASKKPKKSKKPNKKYESEDEDEEEEEEEVDEREEGVIPEIVTNRMMSRVGLTVGIPLFIGLLFFPFFYYLKVGLKIDVPTWVPFIVSFVFFGTALLGISYGIVSASWDPLREGSLLGWNEAKKNWPVFWQSLRGGKK; encoded by the coding sequence ATGGGAATCCATGCCTACGCAAGAGCGCCTCCTTTATCATTGCCACCTTCGCTAACCTCAACCAAAAACACATCCCCATTCAAAATCCTCTCACCCAGAAACCACTCCCACTTACTCCTCCTCAAACCGATCTCAGCCACTCTAAATTCGCCCAAAGGCTTTGGACCCGCATCAAAGAAACCAAAAAAATCCAAGAAACCAAACAAGAAATACGAAAGCGAAgacgaagatgaagaagaagaagaggaagaggtgGATGAGAGAGAGGAAGGGGTGATTCCGGAGATCGTGACGAATAGGATGATGAGCAGAGTGGGACTCACTGTTGGAATCCCACTCTTCATAGGACTCTTATTCTTCCCATTCTTCTATTATCTAAAGGTTGGGTTGAAAATCGATGTCCCGACATGGGTGCCCTTCATCGTGTCGTTTGTCTTCTTCGGCACTGCGCTTTTGGGGATCAGTTATGGAATTGTGTCGGCCAGTTGGGATCCATTGAGGGAAGGCTCACTCTTGGGCTGGAATGAAGCTAAGAAGAATTGGCCTGTTTTCTGGCAGTCCCTTCGTGGTGGCAAGAAATAA